From the Ferrovum sp. PN-J185 genome, one window contains:
- a CDS encoding thioesterase family protein — translation MREIPDNTIGYASLIVQEHHLASQLKDSSLAPVFSTPMLVAVMENAALNAIKPFFDEGETALGTAIELKHLAATPLGFKVEATALVTAVNGRKITFKITAVDGIDLIGEAIHERTVIKTQSFMDKLSKKLQLKP, via the coding sequence ATGAGAGAGATCCCAGATAATACGATTGGATACGCAAGTTTAATTGTTCAAGAACATCATTTGGCAAGTCAACTTAAAGACTCTTCTTTAGCGCCAGTCTTTTCAACGCCCATGCTAGTTGCTGTAATGGAAAATGCCGCTTTAAATGCGATCAAACCATTCTTTGATGAGGGCGAAACTGCTTTAGGTACAGCCATCGAATTAAAGCATTTGGCTGCTACACCTTTGGGGTTTAAGGTTGAAGCAACGGCATTGGTCACAGCAGTAAATGGCCGAAAAATTACTTTTAAAATTACCGCAGTTGATGGGATCGATCTGATCGGTGAAGCTATCCATGAAAGAACAGTAATTAAAACTCAGTCTTTCATGGATAAGCTCTCAAAAAAATTACAATTAAAGCCTTAG
- a CDS encoding MFS transporter, with translation MTPIKLLLLLCSSEILTMAPFSSIPALLPQLVKEWHLSATQEGLLGGSYFLGYLISISHLSGATDRIDAKKIYLIGSGLAGIGSILFIYIAHNWYLGCLSQLLCGAGLAGTYMPGLRALTDRMPEHLQTRYVAFYTSTFGIGASLSYALTGWVSHISNITTAFFINGILPLLAMFIIAIALQNMHHAKKQPHSLITGQLNALRNRNIRNYIFGYSVHCWELFAFRSWIVVILTEGLHGRYSATLTAAIINLVGIPASILGNEFASQNSRAQFIKRTMLISGILAWACGLFIHHIWILLLLLPIYFFSVMADSGALTAGLIEITPKSIRGAAMAIYSLAGFGAGFLGPIVVGIILDILGGQHKTIAWVFACGSMGIGSLMMSWKLKSNR, from the coding sequence ATGACACCAATAAAACTGCTTTTACTACTTTGTAGTAGCGAAATATTAACCATGGCGCCTTTTTCCTCCATTCCAGCGCTACTACCTCAATTAGTAAAAGAATGGCATCTGTCAGCCACCCAAGAAGGTTTATTAGGCGGCTCTTATTTTTTAGGTTACCTAATTAGTATCTCACACCTCTCCGGAGCCACTGACAGAATAGATGCAAAAAAAATATATTTAATTGGATCAGGTTTAGCCGGGATCGGTAGCATTTTATTTATTTATATTGCTCATAATTGGTACCTAGGATGTCTTTCACAATTACTGTGCGGCGCTGGACTTGCTGGTACCTATATGCCGGGTTTACGAGCGCTAACAGACCGTATGCCAGAGCATTTACAAACACGTTACGTGGCCTTTTACACATCGACCTTTGGCATTGGGGCGTCTTTATCTTATGCCCTGACAGGTTGGGTTAGCCACATTAGCAACATCACTACCGCATTCTTTATTAATGGGATATTACCTCTCTTAGCGATGTTTATTATTGCAATAGCGCTACAGAATATGCACCATGCAAAAAAACAGCCCCACTCACTCATTACTGGGCAACTTAACGCATTAAGAAATAGGAATATTAGGAACTATATATTTGGTTATTCTGTACATTGTTGGGAATTGTTTGCCTTTCGTTCATGGATAGTTGTTATTCTGACTGAAGGATTACACGGACGATATTCGGCAACATTGACCGCAGCCATAATTAATTTAGTAGGTATCCCAGCTAGTATTTTAGGGAATGAGTTCGCTTCACAAAACAGTAGAGCACAATTCATAAAAAGAACCATGTTAATCTCAGGCATATTGGCATGGGCTTGTGGGCTGTTTATCCATCATATATGGATTTTACTTCTTCTATTACCCATTTATTTCTTTAGTGTTATGGCTGATTCAGGAGCTCTTACAGCAGGTCTTATTGAAATCACTCCTAAATCAATCAGGGGAGCTGCGATGGCAATCTATTCACTGGCAGGATTTGGAGCAGGTTTTTTAGGGCCAATTGTTGTAGGAATCATTCTTGATATTTTAGGTGGACAACATAAAACCATAGCTTGGGTTTTTGCCTGCGGTTCAATGGGTATCGGAAGCTTAATGATGTCTTGGAAACTAAAGTCAAATCGTTAA
- a CDS encoding TspO/MBR family protein: MSIYLYKRSLLISTLVSIVLVILTALTGMLFLPGAWYEGLYKPHWTPPNIVFPIMWSTLYLIDMLVGAWVIQKGIKQLLFIWLLQLIFNACWSYLVFGHHQLFLGLLDIVFLWLTILLFLLSVFNKQRVIFILFIPYLLWVSIAMILNLNLWLLN, from the coding sequence GTGAGTATTTATTTATATAAACGATCTTTATTGATATCAACTTTAGTATCCATTGTACTTGTTATTTTGACCGCATTAACTGGTATGTTATTTTTACCTGGCGCGTGGTATGAAGGACTATATAAACCGCATTGGACTCCACCCAATATCGTATTTCCGATAATGTGGTCAACACTTTACCTGATTGATATGTTAGTTGGTGCTTGGGTAATTCAAAAAGGAATAAAACAACTATTATTTATATGGTTATTGCAATTAATATTTAACGCTTGTTGGTCTTATTTGGTATTTGGACACCACCAATTATTTTTAGGTTTACTAGATATTGTTTTTCTTTGGCTAACAATATTGTTGTTTTTATTGTCCGTTTTTAATAAACAAAGAGTAATTTTTATTTTATTTATTCCATATCTATTATGGGTTAGTATCGCAATGATACTCAACCTTAATCTATGGCTCCTAAACTAA
- a CDS encoding DUF1614 domain-containing protein, whose protein sequence is MSPFRILFFIFAFILLIAIIQLNIITVAFDKLGLSNHSAYLLIMATLIGSMINLPFITLKADSTLAKEDPFANFPQQLFRRPPFIGKTEIRINVGGALLPVIFSLYLLMHHPISVIQFVVAVGCVSGISYWISKPVPGMGIGMPIFIAPIAAAIVSSILNPEERAALAYVSGTLGVLIGADIIRLKDIRHLGAPIASIGGAGSFDGIFITGFIAVLLA, encoded by the coding sequence ATGTCACCTTTCAGAATTCTGTTTTTTATATTTGCGTTTATTTTATTAATTGCAATTATTCAATTAAACATTATTACAGTTGCCTTCGATAAGCTTGGTTTGTCTAATCATTCAGCCTATCTATTAATTATGGCAACCTTGATTGGTAGTATGATTAATTTGCCATTTATTACTCTAAAAGCTGACAGTACCTTAGCTAAAGAAGACCCATTCGCTAATTTCCCCCAACAGCTTTTCCGACGGCCTCCTTTTATTGGCAAAACCGAAATAAGAATTAATGTCGGTGGTGCATTATTACCGGTTATATTTTCTCTTTATTTACTTATGCACCATCCTATTTCTGTTATTCAATTTGTTGTTGCTGTTGGGTGTGTATCAGGTATTTCATATTGGATTAGTAAACCTGTTCCGGGTATGGGTATTGGTATGCCAATCTTTATTGCTCCTATTGCCGCTGCCATTGTGTCTTCCATACTTAATCCGGAGGAAAGAGCTGCTTTGGCCTATGTCAGTGGAACCTTGGGAGTATTAATTGGCGCTGATATCATTCGCTTAAAAGATATTAGACATTTGGGAGCCCCCATTGCATCCATTGGTGGAGCTGGTAGTTTTGACGGAATCTTTATAACGGGTTTTATTGCTGTGTTACTTGCATAA
- a CDS encoding YdcF family protein: MFYLKKILSAWIIPPISLIVVALIGTLLIRRRPVLAKNIIIGCLGLTLFLSFYPVTDLLMWKLQPSHVLTQKELEKAQAIVVLGGGTYVNAPEYGSDTVSRFTLERVRYAVELQRLSHLPILVTGGSVYGEVSDARAMQATIIHDFAGRVEWIEDHSRDTAENALYSASLLHVAGINRVILVSQAWHLKRAQQLFEQEGLTVYLGPTGFVTYPHSFLYMILPHSEALMMSCVALHEWLGIVVDRVFKGVKTHGE; the protein is encoded by the coding sequence ATGTTCTATTTAAAAAAAATTCTTAGTGCATGGATTATTCCACCAATTTCCTTAATAGTTGTGGCGTTAATAGGGACTTTACTTATACGTCGACGCCCCGTACTAGCAAAAAATATTATTATTGGTTGTCTTGGTTTAACCTTGTTTTTGTCGTTTTATCCTGTGACGGATTTGTTAATGTGGAAGTTACAACCAAGTCACGTATTGACTCAAAAAGAATTAGAAAAGGCACAGGCTATAGTGGTTCTTGGAGGAGGAACATATGTCAATGCCCCTGAGTATGGTTCTGATACTGTTAGTCGTTTTACTCTAGAAAGAGTTCGTTATGCCGTAGAACTGCAACGCCTATCTCATTTACCCATCCTTGTTACAGGGGGGAGTGTCTACGGGGAAGTCTCGGATGCAAGGGCAATGCAAGCTACTATTATTCATGATTTTGCAGGTAGGGTTGAGTGGATTGAGGATCATTCAAGGGATACTGCTGAAAATGCGTTGTATTCGGCAAGTTTACTTCATGTGGCAGGTATTAATCGCGTAATATTAGTTAGCCAAGCATGGCATTTAAAACGTGCACAACAGTTATTTGAACAAGAAGGATTGACGGTATACCTTGGTCCGACAGGATTTGTTACTTATCCTCATAGTTTTTTATATATGATATTACCTCATTCTGAAGCACTAATGATGAGTTGCGTTGCTCTTCATGAATGGCTAGGTATTGTAGTAGATAGAGTTTTTAAAGGAGTTAAAACACATGGAGAATAA
- a CDS encoding S49 family peptidase has product MENNGSWERDVIIQLATSALAEQKAARRWRIFFRASTLLIVFVIAWWVLVKESGKNISSGGKHTAEVQLKGEISSDNTSAEKIIQGLDDAYDDPNTVGVILRINSPGGSPVQAGQIYDEIKRLRKAHPSVPIYSVVEDLCASGAYYVAAATDKIYVDKASIVGSIGVIMNGFGFTDTMKKLGVERRLIIAGENKAFLDPFSPENPKQMSYAKNMLEEIHQQFIQAVRTGRGERLHETPDMFSGLVWTGEKSIQLGLTDGLGNVKSVAKDVIKAKNIVDFTPTEDITDRLAKRLGSTESHISWQSVLGLFSIN; this is encoded by the coding sequence ATGGAGAATAATGGTTCATGGGAACGCGATGTAATTATTCAGTTAGCTACATCAGCTCTCGCTGAGCAAAAAGCTGCTCGACGTTGGCGAATTTTTTTTAGAGCAAGCACATTATTAATTGTATTTGTTATTGCTTGGTGGGTGTTAGTGAAAGAATCCGGAAAAAACATCTCTTCTGGAGGAAAACATACTGCTGAAGTTCAATTAAAAGGTGAGATTTCATCTGACAACACCAGTGCTGAAAAAATTATCCAGGGATTGGATGATGCTTATGATGATCCGAATACAGTTGGCGTTATATTGAGAATAAATAGCCCTGGTGGAAGTCCCGTACAAGCAGGACAGATTTATGATGAAATAAAACGCTTAAGAAAAGCCCATCCTTCAGTCCCGATCTATTCTGTAGTTGAAGACTTGTGCGCATCAGGTGCTTATTATGTTGCCGCAGCCACTGACAAGATTTATGTCGATAAAGCCAGTATTGTGGGATCTATTGGGGTCATTATGAATGGCTTCGGTTTTACTGACACCATGAAAAAATTAGGTGTAGAAAGACGTTTGATTATTGCAGGTGAAAATAAAGCATTTCTAGATCCCTTTTCTCCAGAAAATCCAAAACAGATGAGTTATGCTAAAAATATGCTTGAAGAAATACATCAGCAGTTTATTCAGGCAGTTAGAACGGGGAGGGGCGAACGATTACATGAAACGCCAGATATGTTCTCTGGTTTAGTGTGGACTGGTGAAAAAAGTATACAGTTAGGTTTAACAGACGGATTAGGTAATGTTAAGTCTGTGGCCAAAGATGTGATTAAAGCCAAAAATATTGTTGATTTTACTCCCACTGAGGACATTACTGACCGTTTAGCAAAACGTTTGGGTTCCACTGAGTCACATATTAGCTGGCAAAGTGTACTGGGACTTTTTTCAATAAACTAA
- a CDS encoding phosphate-starvation-inducible PsiE family protein, with amino-acid sequence MFKNQIVSFYGKALDVIITIMIIVMLLILIATVFGVFIDLGSAFNSIRSGIPGHNLSHGLVDSWARDLVIDVLSVFVLIELFRTFSDYFEYHRIRLRVLSEVGIAFILREILIDLYNNTIEWEIILTLTALLAVLIFARISAVKFNPNENITQPPTKT; translated from the coding sequence ATGTTTAAAAATCAAATTGTCAGTTTTTATGGTAAAGCACTTGATGTGATCATCACGATCATGATTATCGTAATGCTACTTATCTTAATTGCAACAGTATTTGGTGTATTCATAGACTTGGGTTCAGCATTCAACTCTATCCGCTCAGGAATTCCTGGACATAATCTCTCTCATGGTTTAGTTGATAGTTGGGCTAGAGATTTAGTTATTGATGTTCTCTCGGTATTTGTACTCATTGAACTCTTCAGAACATTTAGTGACTACTTTGAATACCATAGAATCAGGTTACGTGTTCTCTCTGAAGTAGGCATTGCATTTATCTTAAGAGAAATTTTAATCGATTTATATAATAATACAATTGAATGGGAAATTATCCTCACTCTAACCGCACTATTGGCCGTATTAATCTTTGCACGTATTTCTGCAGTTAAATTCAATCCTAACGAAAATATTACTCAACCACCCACAAAAACATGA
- the maiA gene encoding maleylacetoacetate isomerase gives MYKLYSYWRSSAAFRVRIALNIKKVPVEIIPVPLTSKDVNLDLQLLRNINPAGAVPVLTNGDISLTQSLAILDYLEECYPTPSLLPSDKVERANIRALAQDVACDMHPLNNLQVLRFLLKTMKVSKEQKDDWVVHWLQNGFTRIEEKLSRRHIKEGQFVLGNQISLFEVCLIPQVRNAIAVNLDFSSYPLIRSIYDKAMTLPEFIKASWEQQSDYGK, from the coding sequence ATGTATAAGCTATATAGTTATTGGAGAAGCTCTGCAGCATTTAGAGTAAGAATTGCGCTTAATATCAAGAAAGTTCCTGTAGAGATTATTCCTGTACCGTTGACATCCAAAGATGTTAATCTTGATCTACAATTGTTACGAAATATAAATCCAGCAGGGGCTGTCCCAGTTCTTACTAATGGCGATATTTCTTTAACTCAATCTTTGGCAATTTTAGACTATTTAGAAGAGTGTTACCCTACACCCTCGTTGTTACCTAGTGATAAAGTTGAGCGTGCTAATATCAGGGCATTAGCCCAAGATGTGGCATGTGACATGCATCCTTTAAATAATTTACAAGTATTACGTTTTTTACTAAAAACCATGAAGGTAAGCAAAGAACAAAAAGATGACTGGGTTGTTCATTGGTTACAAAATGGTTTTACTCGTATAGAAGAAAAACTATCGAGGAGACATATTAAAGAAGGCCAATTTGTTTTAGGTAACCAAATTTCACTTTTTGAAGTCTGTTTGATACCGCAAGTTAGAAATGCAATAGCAGTCAATCTGGATTTTTCTTCTTATCCATTAATACGTTCTATCTATGATAAAGCCATGACTTTACCTGAATTTATTAAGGCTTCATGGGAGCAACAATCTGATTACGGGAAGTAA